The DNA sequence TTCAGCCTGGCCAGCAGCTGGTAAAACCCTTCCTGCATGGCGGTGTCGACGCTGGCCATCGGCTCATCGAGCAGCAGCAGCTTCGGCTCGCCGACCAGGGCCCGTGCCACAAAGACGCGTTGCTGCTGTCCGCCCGACAACCGGCCGATCTGGCGGTCTTGGTACTCCAGCATGTCGACCGATTTGAGTGCTTGCCGGGCAGCATTGATATCCGCGGCACGGTAGTTATGAAACAGCCTTTTAGCGCCCAGTCTTCCCATCAGGACGACATCCCGTACGTTTACCGGAAAATCCCGGTCGAAGAGGCTGTACTGGGGAACATAGCCGATGTGCCCGCGAACATTAACATCGGAGGCAGGCTTTCCCATCACCCGGACCTTGCCCCGGTCGGGGTTGATCAGCCCCAGTACGGTTCGCAGCAGAGTCGTCTTGCCTCCGCCGTTAGGACCGATGATGCCGAGGAAATCGCGGTGATACAGCGACAGGTCAACTGCCTCGAGGACGACGGTACCGTCGTATTTCACCCAGAGGTCTTCGATTTCTAAGACGGCCGGCTGTGCCATGTTATTCACTCCATCGCCTGCACTAGCTCGCCCAGCAAAATGCGCAGGTTCGTTACATAGTCTCTTGCCAGCGGGTCGATCAAGACGACCCTGCCGTCGATGGCATTGGCAATGACTTTGGCGCCGTTCGGATTAAACTGGGGTGAGGCGAAGACCACCTTTACGTCGAATTCCCGGGCCTGTTCGATCAGATGGGCCAGTCCGGCCGGCGTTGGCTCCTTGCCCTCGTCTTCAATCGGCAGCATGGTGAGGTCGTAATCCCGGGCGAAATAGCCGAATGAGGGGTGATAGACCATGAACACCCGGTTTTCTACTCCGGATAAGCCTTCCGCGATATCCTGGTCCAGTTGTATCAGC is a window from the Dehalococcoidales bacterium genome containing:
- a CDS encoding ABC transporter ATP-binding protein; this encodes MAQPAVLEIEDLWVKYDGTVVLEAVDLSLYHRDFLGIIGPNGGGKTTLLRTVLGLINPDRGKVRVMGKPASDVNVRGHIGYVPQYSLFDRDFPVNVRDVVLMGRLGAKRLFHNYRAADINAARQALKSVDMLEYQDRQIGRLSGGQQQRVFVARALVGEPKLLLLDEPMASVDTAMQEGFYQLLARLKKEMTIVIVSHDISAVSIYVDKIACLNRRLFYHGTKEISADDLEATYQCPIQMIAHGIPHRVLKKHGDR